In Pseudoalteromonas sp. MM1, a single window of DNA contains:
- a CDS encoding phosphoribulokinase, whose amino-acid sequence MSAKHPIIAITGSSGAGTTTTTNAIKHIFRSLNIDAAFIEGDSFHRYTRPEMDKKIREAQQEGKHISYFGREANDFGALETLFGTYGETGQGKLRRYLHTFDEAVPYNQLPGTFTPWQDLETNTDLMFYEGLHGGVVDQDHDVAKHVDLLIGMVPIINLEWIQKLIRDTQDRGHSREKVMDSIVRSMDDYINHITPQFSRTHINFQRVPTVDTSNPFSAKDIPSLDESFVVIRFRGIDDVDFPYYLQMIEGSFMSRINTLVVPGGKMGLAMELVLTPLIKDIIVKKRALENLAPLDIPI is encoded by the coding sequence ATGTCAGCTAAACATCCTATCATTGCTATTACAGGTTCGTCGGGTGCGGGAACTACCACGACCACCAATGCAATTAAACATATTTTTCGTAGCCTCAACATTGATGCGGCTTTTATCGAAGGAGATAGCTTTCATCGTTACACGCGCCCAGAAATGGATAAAAAAATACGCGAAGCACAACAAGAAGGTAAACACATAAGTTACTTTGGCCGTGAAGCCAATGACTTTGGCGCATTAGAAACCTTATTTGGTACCTACGGGGAAACAGGCCAAGGCAAGTTACGCCGATACTTACACACCTTTGATGAAGCAGTGCCATATAATCAATTGCCCGGCACTTTTACCCCTTGGCAAGATCTTGAAACAAACACTGATTTAATGTTTTACGAAGGCTTGCACGGTGGCGTGGTAGATCAGGATCATGATGTAGCTAAGCACGTAGACTTGCTAATAGGCATGGTGCCTATTATTAACCTTGAATGGATCCAAAAATTGATCCGCGATACGCAAGACCGCGGCCACTCTCGCGAAAAAGTAATGGATTCAATCGTACGCAGTATGGACGACTACATTAACCATATTACGCCGCAATTCTCGCGCACCCATATTAACTTTCAGCGCGTACCAACCGTTGATACATCAAACCCTTTTAGCGCAAAAGATATTCCATCTCTCGATGAAAGCTTTGTTGTTATTCGCTTTAGAGGAATTGATGACGTTGATTTTCCGTATTATTTACAAATGATTGAAGGCAGCTTTATGTCGCGTATAAATACCCTTGTGGTGCCAGGCGGTAAAATGGGTTTAGCAATGGAGCTGGTACTTACCCCGCTTATTAAAGACATTATTGTTAAAAAGCGTGCTCTTGAAAACCTAGCCCCTTTAGATATACCTATTTAG
- the yjjX gene encoding inosine/xanthosine triphosphatase: MSHSLKIIVGSKNPVKINAAKHIFAMYFPDCEIDCQGVNAPSNVPDQPIGEEQTRVGAQNRVTHCKNMYQADYYCAMEGGAEQFSYGAATFAYVVINNGSEQAIGRSSNLPLPQVLYNALLNGEELGNVMDKAFNTHNIKQKGGAIGLLTNNHATRESTYTQALTLAMAPFIHPSLYHQEV, from the coding sequence GTGTCGCACTCATTAAAAATTATTGTGGGCTCTAAAAACCCAGTAAAAATTAACGCTGCAAAACATATTTTTGCAATGTACTTTCCTGATTGTGAAATTGATTGCCAAGGCGTTAATGCTCCGTCTAATGTGCCCGATCAACCTATTGGCGAGGAACAAACCCGCGTAGGTGCACAAAACCGAGTTACCCACTGCAAAAACATGTACCAAGCCGATTACTACTGTGCAATGGAAGGTGGTGCAGAGCAATTTAGCTATGGTGCTGCAACCTTTGCCTATGTTGTTATTAATAATGGCTCTGAGCAAGCGATAGGACGCAGTAGTAACCTGCCGTTACCACAAGTGTTATATAACGCGCTATTAAACGGTGAAGAACTTGGCAATGTAATGGATAAAGCCTTTAATACCCACAACATTAAGCAAAAAGGTGGAGCAATTGGCCTACTTACAAATAATCACGCAACCCGTGAAAGCACATACACCCAAGCACTTACTTTAGCTATGGCGCCTTTTATACACCCTAGCCTTTATCATCAGGAAGTTTAA
- the yjjG gene encoding pyrimidine 5'-nucleotidase, translated as MKYSYVLFDADETLFRFDILAGMTRMFKTYDVQFTQADYLHYQKTNKQLWLDYQDGKISADYLQVTRFNEWAAKLNVPAKELNDAFLDAMAQICEPLPGAVELLNKLKPHAKLGIITNGFARLQTVRLEHTGLKDMFDWLVISELVGIAKPNKAIFEHTFELMGNPEKSQILMVGDTATSDILGGNNAGIDTCWLQHPGEQLPEGITPTYTIATLDQLQSILKI; from the coding sequence ATGAAATACAGTTATGTACTGTTTGATGCAGACGAAACACTATTCAGATTTGATATTTTAGCGGGTATGACCCGCATGTTTAAAACGTACGATGTACAATTTACCCAAGCCGATTACCTCCATTATCAAAAAACCAATAAGCAGCTGTGGTTAGATTATCAAGATGGAAAAATTAGCGCCGATTACTTACAAGTAACTCGCTTTAATGAATGGGCTGCAAAATTAAATGTACCAGCAAAAGAATTAAACGATGCATTTTTAGATGCTATGGCGCAAATTTGCGAGCCTTTACCCGGCGCCGTAGAGCTGTTAAATAAACTAAAGCCACATGCTAAATTAGGTATCATAACTAACGGATTTGCCCGCTTACAAACGGTGCGCTTAGAACACACAGGTCTAAAAGATATGTTTGATTGGCTGGTAATATCAGAGCTGGTAGGCATAGCAAAACCTAATAAAGCTATTTTTGAGCACACATTTGAGCTAATGGGCAATCCAGAGAAAAGCCAAATACTTATGGTGGGCGACACTGCAACTAGCGATATTTTAGGAGGCAATAATGCCGGTATTGATACCTGTTGGTTACAACACCCAGGGGAGCAGTTACCTGAAGGCATAACTCCGACTTACACAATAGCTACCTTAGATCAATTGCAGTCCATTCTTAAGATTTAG
- the lpxC gene encoding UDP-3-O-acyl-N-acetylglucosamine deacetylase: protein MIKQRTIAQVVKAIGIGLHKGEKVTITLRPASANTGIVFRRVDLDPVVDFETTPEAVGDTQLCTCLINKDGVRLSTTEHLIAAVAAMGIDNLIVELDSSEVPIMDGSALPFIYLLQKGGIEEQNVAKRFIRIKEKVRIEEGDKWAEVEPYDGFHIDFEIAFDHPAINESRQRIGLDITAQSFTEEISRARTFGFMKDIEYMHANNLALGGSMDSAVVLDDFKVLNPNGLRYSDEFVKHKILDCVGDMFMTGHNLLGKVTAYKSGHDLNNKLLRKIMATESAWEWATFETPVTMPAPGLELATA from the coding sequence ATGATTAAACAGCGTACGATTGCACAAGTAGTCAAAGCCATAGGAATTGGACTTCATAAAGGTGAGAAGGTCACAATAACTCTCCGACCTGCGAGCGCAAATACCGGGATTGTATTTCGTCGTGTCGACCTTGATCCGGTTGTTGATTTTGAAACAACACCTGAAGCCGTTGGTGATACGCAGCTGTGTACCTGTTTGATTAACAAAGATGGCGTTCGCTTATCTACGACTGAGCACCTAATTGCAGCAGTTGCTGCAATGGGTATTGATAATCTAATTGTTGAACTAGATAGCTCAGAAGTGCCAATAATGGATGGTAGTGCATTACCATTTATTTACTTGTTACAAAAAGGCGGCATTGAAGAGCAAAATGTTGCTAAACGCTTTATTCGTATAAAAGAAAAAGTACGTATTGAAGAAGGCGATAAATGGGCCGAAGTAGAACCGTATGATGGTTTTCATATCGACTTTGAAATTGCTTTTGATCACCCGGCCATTAACGAAAGCCGCCAGCGCATTGGTTTAGATATTACGGCGCAAAGCTTTACTGAAGAAATTAGCCGTGCACGTACATTTGGTTTTATGAAAGACATTGAATACATGCATGCAAATAACCTAGCACTAGGTGGCAGCATGGACAGTGCAGTAGTACTTGATGACTTTAAAGTACTAAACCCAAATGGTTTGCGCTACAGCGATGAATTTGTAAAACACAAAATATTAGACTGTGTGGGCGACATGTTTATGACAGGTCATAACCTACTAGGTAAAGTAACAGCTTATAAATCGGGTCACGATTTAAATAACAAGTTACTTCGCAAAATTATGGCAACTGAGTCAGCATGGGAGTGGGCAACATTTGAAACGCCTGTTACGATGCCTGCACCCGGCCTTGAATTAGCGACTGCCTAA
- the ftsZ gene encoding cell division protein FtsZ, with product MFDMMEQHSEEAVIKVIGVGGGGGNAVEHMVKQQIEGVRFIAANTDAQALRNSAADITVQLGTQITSGLGAGANPEVGRESAEEDAETIRASLEGADMVFIAAGMGGGTGTGAAPVVAKIAKELGILTVAVVTRPFDFEGKKRAAAAEQGINELSEIVDSLITIPNNKLLKVLGKGTTLLDAFAKANDVLFGAVQGIAELITRSGLINVDFADVRTVMSAMGTAMMGTASASGPDRAQEAAEAAISSPLLEDVDLTGAKGILVNITAGMDIAIEEFEIVGNHVKALASENATVVVGAVIDPEMSDELRVTVVATGLGGDRRPQFGIVDNGFKKASGSDVASSSNQSSSMYVPSFASQGTSTEETAPSTQVESKEQAPSTSSSNTASSSAQNSKKADKSEGGDYFDIPAFLRKQAD from the coding sequence ATGTTTGATATGATGGAACAACACAGCGAAGAAGCTGTAATTAAGGTAATAGGCGTGGGCGGTGGCGGCGGTAACGCTGTTGAGCACATGGTAAAACAACAAATAGAAGGCGTGCGCTTTATAGCTGCAAATACGGATGCGCAAGCATTACGTAATTCCGCTGCCGATATTACCGTACAACTAGGCACGCAAATAACCTCAGGGTTAGGTGCAGGTGCAAACCCTGAAGTAGGCCGTGAGTCGGCTGAAGAAGATGCAGAAACCATTCGTGCCAGCCTTGAAGGCGCAGATATGGTATTTATTGCTGCCGGCATGGGTGGTGGTACAGGTACCGGTGCTGCACCTGTGGTTGCTAAAATTGCTAAAGAATTAGGTATTTTAACGGTTGCTGTAGTAACGCGTCCTTTTGACTTTGAAGGTAAAAAGCGCGCCGCAGCGGCTGAACAAGGCATTAACGAATTGTCAGAAATTGTAGACTCACTTATTACAATTCCGAACAATAAATTGCTTAAAGTTTTAGGCAAAGGGACTACACTATTAGATGCCTTCGCTAAAGCAAACGACGTACTTTTTGGTGCGGTTCAAGGTATTGCGGAGCTAATTACACGCTCTGGTTTAATTAACGTGGATTTCGCCGACGTACGTACCGTAATGTCAGCAATGGGTACTGCGATGATGGGTACAGCCTCTGCATCAGGCCCAGATCGTGCTCAAGAAGCTGCAGAAGCCGCTATCTCAAGCCCATTACTAGAAGACGTTGATTTAACCGGTGCCAAAGGTATTTTGGTTAACATTACCGCGGGTATGGACATTGCGATTGAAGAATTTGAAATTGTGGGGAACCACGTTAAAGCGCTAGCGTCTGAAAATGCAACGGTTGTTGTAGGTGCGGTTATTGACCCAGAAATGAGCGACGAGTTACGTGTAACTGTTGTTGCTACGGGTTTAGGCGGCGATCGTCGTCCGCAGTTTGGTATTGTTGATAACGGCTTTAAAAAGGCATCAGGCTCTGATGTAGCTAGTTCATCAAACCAATCGAGCAGCATGTACGTACCAAGCTTTGCAAGCCAAGGCACAAGCACTGAAGAAACTGCGCCAAGCACGCAAGTAGAAAGCAAAGAACAAGCGCCATCTACAAGCTCAAGCAATACGGCAAGTTCGTCAGCGCAAAATAGTAAAAAAGCGGATAAATCAGAAGGCGGAGATTATTTTGATATTCCGGCTTTTTTACGTAAGCAGGCTGATTAA
- the ftsA gene encoding cell division protein FtsA, which yields MTKSAERNLVIGLDVGTSKVVATVGEITADNKLSIVGVGSQVSHGMDKGGVNDLNLVSESIRRAIDEAELMADCRISSVYLGISGKHIQCQNESGVVAINNTEVTDEDIENVIHIARSVPISAERKMLHALPQEYSIDMQEGIKNPLGMSGVRMEARAHIITCSNDMAKNIEKCVERCGLEVDQLIFTALASCYSVLTDDEKELGVAVLDIGGGTMDITIYINGALRHSSVIPVAGNQVTGDIAKIFRTPISHAESLKVQYACASSQMASNEDTIEVPSVGGRPARLMSRHTLSEVVEPRFRELFELAMEEIRRSGLEDQIAAGLVITGGTAKMTGAMEVAEDIFQMPVRIGKPIGIVGLTDYVDDPSYATAVGLLQYGRTMQSMNAQKSKAEDNNNWWNRITKWFQGEF from the coding sequence ATGACTAAGTCAGCAGAAAGAAACCTAGTGATTGGATTAGACGTTGGCACCTCAAAAGTGGTGGCCACGGTAGGTGAAATCACCGCAGATAACAAGCTCAGTATTGTTGGTGTGGGCAGCCAAGTATCTCATGGTATGGATAAAGGCGGCGTTAACGATTTAAACTTAGTGTCTGAGTCGATTCGCCGAGCAATAGATGAAGCAGAGTTAATGGCTGATTGTCGTATTAGCTCAGTGTACTTAGGGATTTCTGGTAAGCACATACAATGTCAAAACGAAAGCGGCGTGGTTGCTATCAATAATACCGAAGTAACCGATGAAGACATTGAAAATGTAATTCATATAGCGCGCTCTGTGCCTATTTCGGCCGAGCGTAAAATGCTGCATGCATTACCGCAAGAATACAGCATTGATATGCAAGAGGGCATTAAAAACCCCCTTGGTATGAGCGGTGTGCGTATGGAAGCACGAGCACACATTATAACCTGCTCAAACGACATGGCTAAAAACATTGAAAAATGTGTTGAGCGCTGTGGTTTAGAGGTCGATCAGCTTATATTTACCGCGCTTGCATCGTGTTACTCAGTATTAACTGATGACGAAAAAGAGCTTGGCGTAGCGGTGCTTGATATTGGTGGTGGTACAATGGATATCACTATTTATATTAACGGTGCATTGCGTCATTCTTCGGTGATTCCGGTGGCGGGTAATCAAGTAACCGGTGATATTGCAAAAATATTTCGTACACCTATATCACATGCTGAGTCACTCAAAGTACAATATGCATGTGCAAGTAGCCAAATGGCAAGCAACGAAGACACCATAGAAGTACCCAGTGTAGGCGGGCGACCAGCACGTTTAATGTCGCGCCATACTTTATCTGAAGTGGTAGAGCCTCGTTTTAGAGAATTATTTGAACTAGCGATGGAAGAAATTCGTCGCTCAGGTTTAGAAGACCAAATTGCGGCAGGCCTCGTTATTACAGGCGGGACTGCTAAAATGACTGGCGCAATGGAAGTGGCTGAAGACATTTTCCAAATGCCAGTGAGAATAGGCAAACCAATCGGGATAGTTGGTTTGACAGACTACGTAGACGATCCTTCGTACGCAACCGCTGTAGGTTTGTTACAATACGGGCGCACTATGCAATCGATGAATGCACAAAAGTCGAAAGCAGAGGATAATAATAATTGGTGGAACCGCATTACTAAATGGTTCCAAGGCGAGTTTTAA